A region from the Sulfurospirillum oryzae genome encodes:
- a CDS encoding YitT family protein has protein sequence MKSELKNYSYIFLGSLSLSFGVVALFIPNALVTGGTSGMALLGHYIFKLPVGVLMMLINAPLLLLGTKYFGRHFTIRSIIAIGFTSLCIDVMVEFLHVKALSHDVILASIFGGIAIGIGLGFILSGHASAGGSTIIAKIVASKTSIKASSVMLFIDMLIIIAIAFISKNVDLALWSLVSIYITAKSVDMFLTRGPAKKVVHIVSSKIEELCSQIVLHLGKNGTIVQGDGIYAHENKRMIFLVVENRKVPLLKELIQKIDSEAFMVVMEASELLGRGH, from the coding sequence GTGAAATCAGAACTCAAAAATTACAGTTATATCTTTTTAGGCTCACTCTCTTTGAGCTTCGGTGTTGTTGCCTTGTTTATCCCCAATGCGTTGGTTACGGGAGGAACATCGGGTATGGCGCTCTTGGGGCATTATATTTTTAAACTCCCTGTGGGTGTTTTGATGATGCTCATTAACGCACCGCTTCTGCTTTTAGGTACGAAATACTTTGGGCGTCACTTTACAATTCGAAGTATCATTGCGATTGGCTTTACCTCATTGTGTATAGACGTGATGGTTGAGTTTTTACATGTAAAGGCACTCAGCCACGATGTTATCTTGGCCTCCATCTTCGGAGGAATAGCTATTGGCATCGGTTTGGGGTTTATTTTAAGTGGTCACGCATCCGCTGGAGGCTCAACCATCATTGCTAAAATCGTCGCTTCTAAGACGAGCATTAAAGCCTCTTCGGTGATGCTTTTCATCGATATGCTCATTATCATTGCGATTGCATTTATCTCTAAAAATGTGGACTTGGCATTGTGGAGTTTGGTGAGCATTTACATCACTGCTAAGAGTGTCGATATGTTCTTAACCCGCGGACCTGCTAAAAAAGTAGTGCATATCGTCTCTTCTAAGATCGAAGAACTTTGCTCTCAGATTGTCCTTCATCTGGGCAAAAACGGCACTATTGTTCAAGGTGATGGTATCTATGCGCATGAAAACAAACGTATGATTTTTTTAGTGGTTGAAAATCGTAAAGTGCCTTTACTGAAAGAGTTGATTCAAAAAATTGATAGTGAAGCGTTTATGGTGGTTATGGAAGCCTCAGAACTCTTAGGGCGTGGGCATTAA
- a CDS encoding DUF1850 domain-containing protein: MMALCLSSGAMSVTLFLNSFTLAWMHSVEKIRWEEQWKIEENSLHVTSASVRGSGAGMEPPEDAVFKEGAWHYTPHVPPLQELRLTHSPFTKEYELCFDGRCTPLSDFFTSLPQIDTIVLEACER, translated from the coding sequence ATGATGGCATTATGTCTAAGTTCAGGAGCAATGTCTGTGACACTGTTTCTGAACTCTTTTACCCTCGCATGGATGCATTCGGTTGAAAAAATACGCTGGGAAGAGCAGTGGAAAATTGAAGAAAACTCTTTACATGTAACTTCTGCCAGTGTGCGTGGAAGTGGGGCAGGGATGGAGCCTCCAGAGGATGCCGTGTTTAAAGAGGGTGCTTGGCACTACACGCCACATGTTCCACCGCTTCAAGAACTCCGTCTTACACATTCGCCTTTCACCAAAGAGTATGAACTCTGTTTTGATGGCAGATGCACACCGCTTAGTGACTTTTTTACTTCGCTTCCTCAAATCGACACTATTGTTCTTGAAGCCTGCGAACGCTAG
- a CDS encoding TRAP transporter permease, with protein sequence MSALLTEEVHEDTSDFEEHGHQRQLIGWASRLVMFGALAFSAYQISVAAFHPFSSLIIRALHVSFLMFLIFMLYPASSKGRSQQSIPWYDLLLSLLGLGLGFYHLVFEADLIERSGDPTTADLVVATLASLLVFEAARRVVGFALTLVCGLFLAYGFFGQYLPLSIAHRGFGFDQIVSQLYLGSDGILGTPTLVSATYIFLFILFGTFLEHAGMIRLFNALALGLVGRAQGGPAKVAVISSGLMGTISGSGVANVLTVGQFTIPLMKRFGYSSVFAGAVEATSSMGGQIMPPVMGAVAFIMAETLNVPYSDIVMAAIIPAMLYYFTAFWMVHLEAGRLKLLGIPADQCPNPWKELKASWYLALPLAALVYMLFHGFTPMFAGMMGLTLTSVLILGAALAARISQVALRYVFWVAIALGASTFLQWGIVPVLGVIALLVVLNFVVQGGRDTLRTMKTALVDGAKQALGVGIACAIVGVIIGVLTLTGAASNFAGFILEIGEKSLFLSLLLTMVACLILGMGIPTIPNYIITSSIAAPALLKLGVPLIVSHMFVFYFGIMADLTPPVALAAFAAASIAKASAMKIGFKATQIAVAGFVVPFMAVYDPALMLQGDPTVMAVVYVVIKALLAIYLWGCAAIGYLWSPLNMFERVIAASTAALLVAAIPLTDEAGFVLGALFIAWNWWKSHKQ encoded by the coding sequence ATGTCTGCCTTATTAACCGAGGAAGTTCACGAAGATACTTCTGATTTTGAAGAGCACGGGCACCAGCGGCAGCTTATAGGCTGGGCGTCACGTTTGGTGATGTTTGGTGCGCTTGCATTTTCTGCCTATCAGATTTCTGTTGCGGCGTTTCATCCATTTTCGAGTTTGATTATTCGAGCTTTACATGTAAGCTTTTTGATGTTCCTTATCTTTATGCTTTATCCTGCTAGTTCCAAAGGACGTTCACAGCAGAGTATTCCTTGGTATGACCTTTTGCTTTCCCTTCTTGGGCTTGGGCTTGGTTTTTACCATCTGGTGTTTGAAGCAGATCTTATTGAGCGTTCAGGCGATCCAACAACCGCCGATCTCGTCGTTGCAACACTCGCTTCACTCTTAGTGTTTGAAGCGGCACGCCGTGTGGTGGGGTTTGCTTTAACGCTGGTGTGTGGACTCTTTTTGGCGTATGGATTTTTTGGGCAGTATTTGCCTCTTTCCATCGCACACCGAGGATTTGGTTTTGATCAAATTGTGAGCCAACTCTACCTTGGAAGCGATGGCATTTTAGGCACACCTACATTGGTTTCTGCTACGTATATCTTTTTGTTCATCCTTTTTGGAACATTCTTAGAACATGCAGGAATGATTCGCCTCTTTAATGCGCTTGCTCTTGGGCTTGTTGGACGCGCACAAGGTGGACCTGCTAAGGTTGCGGTTATCTCTTCTGGGCTTATGGGAACTATTTCGGGCTCAGGTGTTGCCAATGTTTTAACCGTTGGACAATTTACGATTCCATTGATGAAACGCTTTGGCTATAGCTCTGTTTTTGCGGGCGCTGTTGAAGCGACTTCTTCTATGGGCGGGCAAATTATGCCTCCTGTTATGGGTGCGGTAGCGTTCATTATGGCTGAGACGCTGAATGTGCCATACTCTGACATCGTTATGGCGGCGATTATTCCTGCAATGTTGTACTACTTTACCGCCTTTTGGATGGTGCATCTTGAAGCAGGGCGTTTGAAACTCTTAGGAATTCCTGCCGATCAATGTCCTAATCCTTGGAAAGAGCTCAAAGCGAGTTGGTATTTAGCGCTTCCATTAGCGGCCTTGGTCTATATGCTTTTTCATGGCTTTACACCGATGTTTGCAGGTATGATGGGATTAACACTCACTTCGGTGTTAATCTTAGGAGCGGCTCTTGCAGCGCGCATTTCTCAAGTCGCGTTGCGTTATGTCTTTTGGGTTGCCATTGCCCTTGGAGCATCAACCTTTTTACAATGGGGCATTGTTCCAGTTCTAGGTGTCATTGCTCTTTTGGTTGTCCTTAACTTTGTGGTTCAAGGTGGGCGTGACACACTTCGTACCATGAAAACAGCACTGGTTGATGGCGCAAAACAAGCATTGGGCGTGGGAATCGCTTGTGCGATTGTCGGTGTCATCATTGGTGTTTTAACCCTTACGGGTGCGGCATCAAACTTTGCAGGGTTTATTCTTGAAATTGGAGAAAAAAGCCTCTTTCTTTCATTGCTTTTGACGATGGTGGCGTGTTTGATCTTGGGTATGGGGATTCCTACCATTCCTAACTACATCATCACAAGCTCTATCGCGGCACCCGCACTTTTAAAACTGGGTGTTCCTCTTATCGTCAGTCACATGTTTGTCTTTTACTTTGGCATTATGGCAGATCTTACACCTCCCGTTGCGCTGGCTGCTTTTGCTGCCGCTTCGATTGCCAAAGCTTCTGCGATGAAGATAGGCTTTAAAGCCACGCAAATAGCCGTGGCAGGCTTCGTTGTACCGTTTATGGCGGTTTATGACCCCGCGTTGATGCTTCAAGGTGACCCGACGGTTATGGCAGTGGTTTATGTGGTGATCAAAGCATTACTAGCAATTTACCTCTGGGGTTGTGCGGCGATTGGGTATTTGTGGTCACCACTGAATATGTTTGAGCGTGTCATCGCAGCGTCAACTGCGGCACTTTTGGTAGCCGCCATTCCGTTAACCGATGAAGCAGGGTTTGTACTTGGAGCTCTGTTTATTGCTTGGAATTGGTGGAAAAGCCATAAACAATGA
- a CDS encoding TAXI family TRAP transporter solute-binding subunit, translating to MKKSLLLGVMAVSLGTSLYAAEFINVLTGGTSGIYYPLGVALSQMYAKAIPDSKTAVQATKASVENLNLLQAGRGEAAISLGDSLSDAYKGNAEAGFKAPLSKLRTIAALYPNYIHFVAAADSGITSFADIKGKRISVGAPKSGTELNSRAILAAAGLSYKDFAKVEYLSYAESVELMKNRQLDVTLLSSGAGVAALRDLATSQKVVFLNISEEIVKKIDDPAYQVGIIPANTYEGQTADVKTVSVQNFLVTHSGVSEKTVYTMTKTMFENLDQMVAAHAAAKGISLENAAKNPPAPLHPGAEKYYKEMGLIK from the coding sequence ATGAAAAAATCACTTTTACTAGGCGTTATGGCAGTGAGTCTTGGGACTTCACTTTATGCGGCAGAGTTTATCAATGTTCTCACGGGTGGAACGAGTGGTATCTACTACCCTTTAGGTGTTGCACTTTCCCAGATGTACGCCAAAGCCATCCCCGATTCTAAAACCGCGGTTCAAGCAACTAAAGCGAGCGTTGAAAACCTCAATCTCCTTCAAGCAGGACGTGGTGAAGCGGCGATCTCTTTAGGTGACTCACTCTCCGATGCGTACAAAGGCAATGCGGAAGCTGGCTTTAAAGCACCCCTTTCTAAACTTCGTACTATCGCAGCACTTTATCCAAACTATATCCATTTTGTTGCCGCGGCAGACTCTGGCATCACGTCATTTGCTGACATCAAAGGCAAACGCATCTCTGTCGGTGCTCCAAAATCAGGAACAGAACTTAACTCAAGAGCCATCCTTGCAGCAGCAGGGCTTAGTTATAAAGATTTTGCAAAAGTTGAGTACCTCTCTTACGCTGAGTCTGTTGAGCTCATGAAAAACAGACAACTTGATGTTACATTGCTCTCTTCAGGTGCAGGTGTTGCAGCACTTCGCGATCTTGCGACATCACAAAAAGTAGTTTTCTTGAACATTTCAGAAGAGATTGTTAAAAAAATTGACGATCCTGCATACCAAGTAGGCATCATCCCTGCGAACACATACGAAGGTCAAACGGCTGATGTTAAAACCGTTTCTGTTCAAAATTTCCTTGTAACCCATTCGGGTGTTTCAGAAAAAACCGTCTATACCATGACTAAAACAATGTTTGAAAACTTAGACCAAATGGTCGCAGCACACGCTGCAGCAAAAGGCATTAGCTTAGAAAATGCTGCGAAAAATCCTCCGGCTCCATTGCACCCAGGCGCTGAAAAATACTACAAAGAGATGGGTTTGATTAAATAA
- a CDS encoding lactate utilization protein translates to MEALKKIYKKHGFELICVPNKEEALSVAMSFIKPHVSIGMGGSVTVKEIGLYDYITSRKDITLYNQYEAGISMEENVARRRQGLTCDLFISGTNALTKNGELVNADGSGNRVAAQIFGPKKVLIIAGINKLVENVEEGFKRIHDVASPKNIERLNNVAISLGKEPRYNIHNIGKKFAYINGDEEGRTTIILVDEELGY, encoded by the coding sequence ATGGAAGCACTTAAAAAAATTTATAAAAAGCATGGATTTGAGCTTATTTGTGTTCCCAATAAAGAAGAGGCACTTAGTGTTGCCATGAGTTTCATCAAGCCACATGTAAGCATTGGTATGGGTGGCTCAGTGACGGTAAAAGAAATAGGGCTTTACGATTATATTACTTCTCGTAAAGACATCACCCTTTATAATCAGTATGAAGCAGGGATTAGCATGGAAGAAAATGTTGCTAGAAGACGACAAGGTTTGACCTGTGATCTTTTCATCTCTGGCACCAATGCACTCACAAAAAATGGAGAACTGGTCAATGCCGATGGCAGTGGAAATAGGGTTGCTGCACAGATCTTTGGTCCTAAAAAAGTGCTGATTATTGCTGGCATTAACAAACTTGTTGAGAATGTGGAAGAGGGCTTTAAGCGCATACATGACGTGGCAAGCCCTAAAAACATTGAGCGTTTAAACAATGTCGCTATCAGTTTGGGGAAAGAACCTCGTTATAACATACATAATATTGGTAAAAAATTTGCCTATATTAATGGTGATGAAGAAGGGCGTACAACCATTATTTTAGTCGATGAGGAGCTTGGGTATTAA
- a CDS encoding YebC/PmpR family DNA-binding transcriptional regulator: MGRAFEYRKAAKMKRWGNMSRVFPRLGRTIMMAAKDGGGDPDMNPKLRAAILNAKAENMPKDNIDAAIKRALGKDAQTLSEVTFEGKGPHGSLFFVECATDNNTRTVANIKSAFKKAGGEMVNNGSLDFMFSRKAVFEFAKTADMDIEELELELIDAGLEEIEEEEGVVLVYADYTNFGSLSAAFERLGIALTKATLERIANTPITPTEEQMPDIEKIIEKIEDDDDVQAVYTNLG, from the coding sequence ATGGGAAGAGCGTTTGAATACCGAAAAGCAGCAAAAATGAAACGATGGGGAAATATGTCACGCGTATTTCCAAGACTTGGACGAACCATCATGATGGCAGCAAAAGATGGTGGTGGAGACCCTGATATGAACCCAAAACTAAGAGCCGCTATCTTAAATGCTAAAGCGGAAAATATGCCCAAAGACAACATCGATGCGGCGATTAAGCGAGCACTTGGCAAAGATGCACAAACTCTTAGTGAGGTTACTTTTGAAGGCAAAGGACCGCATGGTTCACTTTTCTTTGTTGAGTGCGCAACTGACAACAACACCCGTACCGTTGCCAACATCAAAAGTGCGTTCAAAAAAGCGGGCGGGGAGATGGTCAACAATGGCTCACTCGACTTTATGTTCTCTCGCAAAGCCGTTTTTGAATTTGCTAAAACCGCAGATATGGACATCGAAGAGTTAGAACTTGAACTCATTGATGCTGGACTTGAAGAGATCGAGGAAGAAGAAGGCGTAGTCCTAGTCTATGCAGACTACACCAACTTTGGAAGCTTGAGTGCCGCATTTGAACGCTTAGGCATCGCTTTAACCAAAGCGACCTTAGAGCGCATCGCCAACACACCTATCACCCCAACCGAAGAGCAAATGCCCGACATCGAAAAAATCATCGAAAAAATCGAAGATGATGACGATGTTCAGGCTGTTTATACCAACCTCGGTTAA
- a CDS encoding methyl-accepting chemotaxis protein: protein MFETIKSKLALLLGVSLAGLLLTSFTGGHGITSCGNALSEVSEVRLPSILGLEIINEGQTAIKANILEVPIYENDYSSQKEFAKILDQDKAIWERIDKGWKIYEPLPQTAEEEILWKQFEKEWALWRVDVEKLKAVTRKLADNKSEEMQKKLFIEFYDLYATNKVTFGAAETTLGKIIDLNEKVAAEANNQGKITISFSKSTMLIVALIAIAISILISLLISRSVGRSVKLAAVGCHSMATNKDLSSAIQTNTKDEINDTMQSVNALLEEISHAISGAKSNAMENASIAEELSNTSLQIGKRAEEESAIVAQTVRDTKEVAQDISEASEQANKSKNVTLVAQSSLEKAQEILNETIDQLNQTVEAEAMINDRLNHLASEANQVRVVLEVIGDIADQTNLLALNAAIEAARAGEHGRGFAVVADEVRKLAERTQKSLIETNSTINVIVQSIGDISGEMNMNATRVQKLGLLANEVETQTEEAVKMLQQSVVASNEVVIKTEHNAKLVHSVIIEKITIINSLSSSNARSVEEIASAAEHLAKLSGSLNNTLAQFKTV from the coding sequence ATGTTTGAAACAATAAAGTCAAAGCTAGCATTGCTTTTAGGTGTATCTTTAGCGGGGCTGTTGTTGACAAGTTTTACTGGTGGGCATGGAATAACATCGTGTGGTAATGCTTTAAGCGAGGTAAGTGAAGTTCGATTGCCATCAATCTTAGGGTTAGAAATCATCAATGAGGGACAAACGGCTATCAAAGCCAATATTCTTGAAGTTCCTATCTATGAAAATGACTATAGCTCCCAAAAGGAATTTGCAAAAATTCTAGATCAAGATAAAGCAATTTGGGAACGCATAGACAAAGGCTGGAAAATTTATGAGCCGTTGCCTCAAACAGCAGAAGAAGAAATCCTCTGGAAGCAATTTGAAAAAGAGTGGGCACTTTGGCGAGTTGATGTCGAAAAGCTAAAAGCAGTTACACGTAAGCTTGCCGATAATAAATCAGAAGAGATGCAAAAAAAATTATTTATAGAATTTTATGATTTATATGCCACCAATAAAGTCACTTTTGGTGCCGCTGAAACCACGCTTGGCAAAATCATAGACCTCAATGAGAAAGTTGCAGCTGAGGCAAATAATCAAGGAAAAATAACCATATCTTTTTCTAAATCAACAATGTTAATTGTGGCACTTATAGCCATAGCTATATCTATTTTGATTTCATTACTTATTTCACGCAGTGTAGGCAGGTCGGTAAAATTGGCAGCAGTTGGTTGTCACTCTATGGCTACCAACAAAGATTTATCGAGCGCGATACAAACCAATACAAAAGATGAAATAAACGACACCATGCAAAGCGTCAATGCACTTCTAGAAGAGATATCCCATGCGATTTCAGGAGCAAAAAGCAACGCTATGGAAAATGCCTCGATAGCAGAGGAACTTTCCAACACAAGCTTGCAAATTGGCAAAAGAGCCGAAGAAGAGTCCGCTATAGTAGCACAAACGGTACGTGATACGAAAGAGGTGGCACAAGATATTAGTGAAGCGAGTGAGCAAGCCAATAAAAGTAAAAATGTTACGCTTGTTGCACAAAGCAGCCTTGAAAAAGCACAAGAGATTCTCAACGAAACCATAGATCAGCTCAACCAAACAGTAGAAGCAGAAGCCATGATAAATGACCGTCTTAATCATCTAGCAAGTGAAGCCAATCAAGTGAGAGTCGTGCTTGAGGTGATTGGCGACATAGCCGATCAAACCAATCTCTTAGCGCTCAACGCCGCCATTGAAGCAGCAAGAGCTGGAGAGCATGGACGTGGATTTGCTGTCGTGGCAGACGAAGTAAGAAAGTTAGCTGAACGAACTCAAAAAAGTCTTATCGAAACCAATTCAACGATCAATGTCATCGTTCAATCCATTGGCGACATTAGTGGCGAAATGAATATGAATGCAACGCGTGTTCAAAAACTTGGGCTTCTTGCCAATGAAGTTGAAACGCAAACAGAAGAAGCTGTTAAGATGCTGCAGCAAAGTGTTGTAGCAAGCAATGAAGTTGTGATTAAAACAGAGCACAACGCGAAACTCGTTCATAGTGTGATCATTGAGAAAATTACCATCATTAATTCTCTTTCGAGCTCAAATGCTAGAAGTGTTGAAGAGATAGCAAGTGCTGCTGAACATCTCGCAAAACTCTCTGGATCACTGAACAATACACTCGCTCAATTTAAAACGGTATAA
- a CDS encoding helix-turn-helix transcriptional regulator codes for MKENFSNTTDQEVMKFYADVSNKIKQLRTEANMTQLDLSLEIGIKSVAFYSNCENNRYGKHFNLEHIYKITKVFNMPLSFFFNTIS; via the coding sequence ATGAAAGAAAATTTTAGTAATACTACAGATCAAGAAGTAATGAAGTTTTATGCAGATGTTTCAAACAAAATCAAACAGTTACGTACAGAAGCAAATATGACGCAGTTGGATTTATCGCTTGAAATTGGTATAAAATCAGTAGCTTTTTACTCGAATTGTGAGAACAATCGCTATGGGAAACATTTCAATTTAGAGCATATTTATAAAATTACAAAAGTCTTTAATATGCCGTTATCTTTCTTTTTTAACACTATTTCATAA
- a CDS encoding LysE family translocator: MIGIEFLITSLIVVLIPGTGVIFTISTGLVQGRKASVYAALGCTAGIVPHLLATIFGLAAIMHTSALAFELLKFAGVLYLFYLAVITWRDKSSFEAQSLPTRSSAISLATKAFLLNILNPKLTIFFLAFLPQFVAPETTSPLGDMLVLSAVFMLMTFVVFVIYGLLAHSFRQSVMESHRVQAWLKRGFALTFAGLGVQLASSTQK; this comes from the coding sequence ATGATTGGCATCGAATTTCTCATCACCTCATTGATTGTTGTGCTCATCCCTGGCACGGGTGTCATTTTTACCATCTCAACGGGCTTAGTACAAGGTCGAAAAGCCAGTGTTTATGCTGCACTTGGATGCACTGCAGGGATTGTACCACACCTTTTAGCAACGATTTTTGGACTTGCTGCCATTATGCACACGAGCGCACTTGCCTTTGAGCTGCTGAAGTTTGCAGGTGTTTTATATCTGTTCTATCTTGCGGTAATAACGTGGAGAGATAAAAGTAGTTTTGAAGCTCAGTCTTTGCCAACACGCTCAAGTGCCATCTCCTTAGCGACCAAAGCATTTTTACTCAACATCCTCAATCCAAAATTGACCATCTTTTTTTTGGCTTTTTTACCACAATTTGTTGCACCTGAAACAACATCGCCATTGGGGGACATGTTGGTTTTAAGTGCGGTTTTTATGCTTATGACATTTGTTGTTTTTGTTATTTATGGTCTTTTAGCACATAGTTTTCGTCAAAGCGTGATGGAATCACACCGCGTGCAAGCATGGTTAAAACGAGGTTTTGCGCTGACCTTTGCAGGGCTTGGAGTTCAACTGGCTTCTTCGACACAGAAGTAA
- a CDS encoding MOSC domain-containing protein, translating into MAKVLSVQVGRAKAYGDAQAKDFLEKEWFSASFKEVSQTPLFASFSGLSGDEVADKMHHGGIDKAIFANSYENYAHWASFLEVESLPYGALAENLTIKGLHESNVTLGEIHQIGTAILQVSQPRKPCWKISRRWNHKAFTNEIFTSGLTGWYYKVLQEGIIGSNNDVRVIKQKKTPQISILEANNAFREPERYRQILETILNIPSLASSYQESIVKRLNNESDLGYMKTE; encoded by the coding sequence ATGGCAAAAGTACTCTCGGTACAAGTTGGGCGTGCCAAAGCGTATGGTGATGCACAAGCAAAGGATTTTTTAGAAAAAGAGTGGTTTAGTGCATCGTTTAAAGAAGTTAGCCAAACCCCTCTTTTTGCAAGTTTCAGTGGTTTATCGGGCGATGAGGTCGCCGATAAAATGCACCATGGTGGTATCGATAAAGCCATTTTTGCTAATAGCTATGAAAACTATGCGCATTGGGCTTCATTTTTAGAAGTCGAGTCTTTACCTTATGGTGCTTTAGCGGAAAATCTAACGATAAAAGGCTTGCATGAAAGCAATGTTACGTTAGGAGAAATTCATCAGATAGGTACAGCTATTTTGCAAGTCTCACAGCCGCGAAAACCGTGTTGGAAAATTTCACGAAGATGGAATCATAAAGCCTTTACCAATGAGATTTTTACCAGCGGACTGACGGGATGGTACTATAAAGTGCTGCAAGAAGGCATCATAGGATCTAACAATGACGTGCGGGTAATCAAGCAAAAAAAGACACCTCAAATTTCCATTTTGGAGGCAAATAACGCTTTTAGAGAGCCTGAAAGATACAGGCAAATTCTTGAAACGATTTTAAACATACCTTCTCTTGCAAGTTCTTATCAAGAAAGTATTGTAAAGCGGCTCAATAATGAGAGTGACCTTGGATATATGAAAACGGAGTAA
- a CDS encoding class I SAM-dependent methyltransferase: MSEQWKASDYASNSKGQAVWANELIEKMELKGDESILDIGCGDGKITDVLSRHTCGEVVGIDFSSEMITYAKAAFSKPTFLQMDAQALSFGERFDVVFSNAALHWVKDHKAVLEGIYKALKPKGRAILQMGGAGNGEKVFEALGQIFPHYATYFEAFEMPYTFHSDKTYEVLLSDMDFSSHTTSLVFKDMVHEDVKAFQGWIETTWFPFINPIPREKKAAFIKEWIEAYLALCPVDHEGRVHVAMMRLQVELIK; encoded by the coding sequence ATGAGTGAACAATGGAAAGCAAGCGATTATGCGTCAAATTCAAAAGGGCAGGCTGTTTGGGCGAATGAGTTGATCGAAAAGATGGAGCTAAAAGGCGATGAGTCCATCTTGGATATTGGGTGTGGCGATGGAAAGATCACTGATGTGCTGAGTCGTCACACCTGCGGTGAAGTGGTCGGCATCGACTTTAGTAGCGAAATGATTACGTATGCAAAAGCTGCTTTTTCGAAGCCAACTTTTCTGCAGATGGACGCACAAGCTTTGAGTTTTGGTGAGCGTTTTGATGTTGTTTTTTCCAATGCGGCATTGCACTGGGTGAAAGACCATAAAGCAGTCTTAGAAGGAATCTATAAAGCGCTAAAACCAAAAGGCAGAGCGATTTTACAGATGGGAGGAGCGGGAAATGGCGAAAAAGTGTTTGAAGCATTGGGGCAAATTTTTCCACACTATGCGACGTATTTTGAAGCGTTTGAGATGCCTTATACCTTTCATTCGGACAAAACTTATGAGGTCTTGCTCTCAGATATGGACTTTAGCTCACATACGACTAGCTTAGTGTTTAAAGATATGGTGCATGAGGATGTTAAGGCGTTCCAAGGCTGGATCGAGACAACATGGTTTCCTTTTATCAATCCTATTCCACGTGAGAAAAAGGCAGCATTTATTAAGGAGTGGATAGAGGCTTATTTGGCGCTTTGTCCAGTTGATCATGAAGGAAGAGTGCATGTTGCTATGATGCGCCTTCAAGTGGAATTGATCAAGTAA